AGAAGCTTTAAAGCTTCTTATTAATATTTCTGAAATTCTCTCCAAGCACGTTGCTGAAATAAAGCCTATTTCCGAAAAGTGCCAGGAGTACTTTGAAAAAAGCTTTTCCCTTGTTACGGTTATGTTGCCTCTTATAGGTTATGAAAATGCGACAGAGATAGTTAAGGAGATAAAAGAGAAGGGCGTGAAAAACATCAGGGATTATCTGACACAGAGGTTTGGGATGGAAGTTGTTGAAAAACTTCTGTCACCGGAATACCTTAATGCTCTTGGTTATGATGAAGAGGAATTAGAGGAGCTTTTAGATGAATTCAACACCTAAAGGACTGAGGCTTCACATAGGCGTTTTCGGCAGGACAAATGTAGGTAAGTCAAGTCTTATAAACCTTCTAACCGGTCAGGAGGTTTCTATAGTTTCCGAGATTCCAGGTACCACAACAGATGTTGTTGAGAAGGCGATGGAGATTCTCCCTATAGGCCCTGTTCTTTTTCTTGATACTGCCGGTGTAGATGACGAGTCTCTACTTGGGAAAGAGAGAATAAGAAAGGCAATGGAGATACTCAAACGTTGTGATGTAGCCGTTTTAGTTGTTGAACCTGATAGATTTACCGATTTCGAAGAACAGTTGATTGAAAGATTTGAAGAGAAAAAGATTCCTTTTGCCTTTGTTATCAATAAAGTGGATTTTTCAAAACCGTCTGAAAGTTTTATTAAGAAGCTTGAAGAGAAAGCGCCTGTTATTCAAATTTCTGCAAAGAGCGATTCAAGGGAAGAAGCACTTTCAAAATTCAAAGAGATTTTACTTAAGGTTGTTCCTTCAGAGTTTTTAAAAGAACCGCAACTTATAGGTGACCTTGTTCCTCCCGGCGGTATAGCTGTCCTTGTTGTTCCTATAGACCTTGAAGCACCTAAAGGGAGGCTGATTCTGCCTCAGGTTCAAACGATACGAAATGTTCTTGATAGTGATGCAACGGCAATAGTAGTAAAGGAGAGGGAGCTTCCGTTTATCCTTTCTGTTTTAAATAAAAGGCCGGATATTGTCGTTTGCGATTCTCAGGTGGTTTTAAAGGTTTCTGCCGATGTTCCGCCGGATGTTAAGTTCACGACGTTTTCTGTTCTGTTTTCACGGTATAAAGGAAACATTACTGAATTTGCGAAAGGTCTTGCCACAATAAAGAATTTGAAAGAAGGTGCGAAGGTTCTTATTGCCGAATCCTGCACTCACCATCCGATAGAGGACGATATCGGTAGAGTTAAGATTCCCCGC
The sequence above is a segment of the Desulfurobacterium indicum genome. Coding sequences within it:
- the hydF gene encoding [FeFe] hydrogenase H-cluster maturation GTPase HydF, which translates into the protein MNSTPKGLRLHIGVFGRTNVGKSSLINLLTGQEVSIVSEIPGTTTDVVEKAMEILPIGPVLFLDTAGVDDESLLGKERIRKAMEILKRCDVAVLVVEPDRFTDFEEQLIERFEEKKIPFAFVINKVDFSKPSESFIKKLEEKAPVIQISAKSDSREEALSKFKEILLKVVPSEFLKEPQLIGDLVPPGGIAVLVVPIDLEAPKGRLILPQVQTIRNVLDSDATAIVVKERELPFILSVLNKRPDIVVCDSQVVLKVSADVPPDVKFTTFSVLFSRYKGNITEFAKGLATIKNLKEGAKVLIAESCTHHPIEDDIGRVKIPRWIRQFTGLKDIEFHHHAGRSYPEDLSGYDVVVHCGACTLNRREMLSRIEAAKRAGVPITNYGMTISLTQGVAERVLEPFPSALRAFRNSIKRRKRNVNRRGCKILDI